From Triticum aestivum cultivar Chinese Spring chromosome 4A, IWGSC CS RefSeq v2.1, whole genome shotgun sequence, a single genomic window includes:
- the LOC123086226 gene encoding ribonucleases P/MRP protein subunit POP1 isoform X2 — protein sequence MAGGGAVPPPPRQLEVRRFASDRVGELRSLHAAVSARVDGRFQQPRSARRRTTGHLPSKRGRASRGAAAGQAPEEGNPSARQSRRVRRRQELAGNPAEGFSFAGDGARRLRTHLWHAKRFTMARRWGFVLPICSQGSGRGSRAVLKRLKTGTIVHDASYFIPIQLDGPEDSLLSILGMVICPSPADKTPDLKHLQDKVMQGVCIENATLRRAGCPHSHVVGPVTYMWRPFSIGSSKLEAKEADLSNSETRFSQGSCSSSQRQLWIWIHPAMLDEGLDAIRIACDKQMQDSGVLVNCCSLEGKIARLEVMGCKAMQSLKSILHPVSKILDTSDMSKPTDHSVYSSTGPHVLEASVIDHAEILQPGAILSMIVHDPREVSSQGTDSPSETVTNQENKLLEGGDLEAPSEERHIFSSMQMHSGRHDLLLSDCREMWDSGCKIIPPVAEEILCMEKHHRRINFFCLDSENDQGQATQANGCFSRSCPVILLKHAKERWSIIVPLSWVKPFWLFLVSHGAHAIGLRERRWIASQLKIPCFPYDYPDSKAYSSFMTKEAAVFDKAAEYRPAAKRPPRVPVPPSWHHIMASLNKEDGTVRCLEVDDLKPSDTVLPECFSLNSNCGDSGSSPTTVVASFQLFVPRTIQTLRHYVKELDMMSLSSSSEMEIDIDEPKLASGGTVKTPSPVNGLYLVRVLIRVFKEGFFEDGAVVCAPFLSDLTAWKTRSEEDEEQCLEKWKVQLPQSHISSYFPCLGPKDDTTRKALRWPIGFVTTGFVHGSTGKDGAAVAFCDARLLAALRQEQWNEKSMLGQEICVLVRNARSAAYRRAFATVVLEQQKEDLEFL from the exons atggctggcggcggcgcggtgccCCCGCCACCGCGGCAGCTCGAAGTTCGGCGCTTCGCGTCTGACCGCGTCGGAGAGCTACGATCCCTGCACGCGGCCGTCTCAGCTCGCGTCGACGGCCGCTTCCAGCAGCCCCGCTCCGCACGCCGCCGCACCACGGGGCACCTCCCCTCCAAGCGCGGCCGCGCAAGCAGAGGTGCCGCGGCGGGCCAGGCTCCTGAGGAGGGTAACCCCTCGGCGCGTCAGTCGAGGAGGGTGAGGCGCCGGCAAGAGCTAGCTGGCAACCCTGCGGAGGGGTTCTCATTCGCtggcgacggcgcgcggcggctGCGCACTCACCTATGGCATGCCAAGAGGTTCACCATGGCAAGACGGTGGGGTTTCGTCTTGCCCATTTGCTCCCAGGGGAG CGGGAGGGGTTCACGGGCAGTTCTCAAGCGGTTGAAAACTGGAACAATTGTTCATGATGCTAGCTACTTCATTCCGATTCAACTAGACGGTCCAGAG GACTCCCTATTATCCATTCTGGGAATGGTTATTTGTCCATCTCCTGCAGATAAAACACCTGACTTAAAGCACCTACAAGATAAAGTTATGCAAGGTGTTTGCATTGAGAACGCTACG CTTCGGCGTGCTGGGTGCCCCCACTCTCATGTTGTTGGACCAGTGACATACATGTGGCGGCCATTCTCAATAGGGAGTAGCAAATTGGAGGCCAAAGAAGCAGATTTGTCCAATTCTGAAACTAGATTTAGTCAAGGAAGCTGCAGTTCATCACAACGCCAATTATGGATATGGATTCATCCTGCTATGCTGGATGAAGGGCTGGATGCAATAAGAATTGCATGTGACAAACAG ATGCAAGATTCTGGTGTTCTGGTCAACTGTTGTTCACTAGAGGGGAAAATTGCAAGATTGGAAGTCATGGGATGCAAGGCTATGCAATCTCTTAAGAGTATATTGCACCCAGTTAGTAA GATACTTGATACAAGTGATATGTCTAAACCAACTGATCATTCTGTGTATTCCTCTACTGGCCCTCATGTTTTGGAAGCATCTGTCATCGATCATGCTGAGATTCTTCAGCCTGGTGCTATACTGTCCATGATAGTTCATGACCCCAGGGAGGTTTCATCTCAGGGGACAGATTCTCCTTCGGAAACAGTTACGAACCAGGAGAACAAACTCTTGGAGGGGGGAGACCTGGAGGCACCATCCGAGGAGAGACACATATTCTCATCAATGCAAATGCACTCTGGAAGGCATGATTTGCTCCTTTCTGACTGTAGAGAAATGTGGGATTCTGGCTGTAAGATAATTCCCCCAGTGGCAGAGGAGATCCTTTGTATGGAAAAACACCACAGACGTATAAATTTTTTCTGCCTGGATTCTGAAAATGACCAAGGACAAGCAACTCAAGCGAATGGTTGCTTCAGTCGATCCTGCCCTGTTATTCTTCTGAAACATGCTAAAGAAAG GTGGTCCATTATCGTGCCTTTGAGCTGGGTAAAGCCTTTTTGGCTCTTTCTAGTATCTCATGGTGCACACGCGATTGGCTTAAGAGAGAGACGGTGGATTGCATCACAG TTAAAGATACCATGCTTCCCTTATGATTACCCAGACAGCAAAGCATATTCATCATTTATGACAAAAGAGGCTGCTGTTTTTGATAAAGCAGCTGAGTACCGCCCTGCTGCCAAGAGACCTCCAAGAGTTCCTGTACCTCCTTCATGGCATCATATCATGGCTAGTTTAAATAAAGAAGATGGCACGGTGAGATGTCTTGAAGTAGATGACTTAAAGCCTTCTGATACGGTGTTACCTGAGTGTTTCTCATTAAATTCCAACTGTGGAGATTctggatcatcaccgacaactgtCGTTGCTTCATTCCAACTCTTTGTGCCAAGAACCATTCAAACGTTGAGACATTATGTGAAAGAACTTGATATGATGTCTTTGAGTTCTTCATCTGAGATGGAAATCGATATTGATGAGCCCAAATTGGCTTCTGGTGGCACTGTTAAGACGCCATCTCCTGTAAATGGATTATACCTTGTAAGGGTCCTGATTCGAGTGTTCAAGGAAGGTTTCTTTGAAGATGGCGCTGTAGTTTGTGCACCATTTTTATCAGATCTTACAGCTTGGAAAACCAG ATCAGAGGAGGATGAGGAACAATGTCTAGAAAAATGGAAAGTCCAGCTCCCGCAGTCCCATATCAGTTCTTATTTTCCATGTCTGGGTCCCAAAGATGACACCACACGGAAAGCATTGAGATGGCCGATAGGCTTTGTCACGACTGGTTTCGTACATGGAAG CACTGGGAAGGATGGTGCTGCGGTTGCGTTCTGTGATGCAAGGCTTCTGGCGGCGTTGCGACAAGAGCAATGGAATGAAAAGAGTATGCTGGGTCAAGAGATCTGTGTTCTTGTCAGGAACGCGAGATCAGCGGCGTATAGACGGGCATTTGCCACAGTTGTTCTGGAGCAGCAGAAGGAAGATCTAGAGTTTCTGTAG
- the LOC123086226 gene encoding ribonucleases P/MRP protein subunit POP1 isoform X1 yields MAGGGAVPPPPRQLEVRRFASDRVGELRSLHAAVSARVDGRFQQPRSARRRTTGHLPSKRGRASRGAAAGQAPEEGNPSARQSRRVRRRQELAGNPAEGFSFAGDGARRLRTHLWHAKRFTMARRWGFVLPICSQGSGRGSRAVLKRLKTGTIVHDASYFIPIQLDGPEDSLLSILGMVICPSPADKTPDLKHLQDKVMQGVCIENATLRRAGCPHSHVVGPVTYMWRPFSIGSSKLEAKEADLSNSETRFSQGSCSSSQRQLWIWIHPAMLDEGLDAIRIACDKQMQDSGVLVNCCSLEGKIARLEVMGCKAMQSLKSILHPVSNMINRILDTSDMSKPTDHSVYSSTGPHVLEASVIDHAEILQPGAILSMIVHDPREVSSQGTDSPSETVTNQENKLLEGGDLEAPSEERHIFSSMQMHSGRHDLLLSDCREMWDSGCKIIPPVAEEILCMEKHHRRINFFCLDSENDQGQATQANGCFSRSCPVILLKHAKERWSIIVPLSWVKPFWLFLVSHGAHAIGLRERRWIASQLKIPCFPYDYPDSKAYSSFMTKEAAVFDKAAEYRPAAKRPPRVPVPPSWHHIMASLNKEDGTVRCLEVDDLKPSDTVLPECFSLNSNCGDSGSSPTTVVASFQLFVPRTIQTLRHYVKELDMMSLSSSSEMEIDIDEPKLASGGTVKTPSPVNGLYLVRVLIRVFKEGFFEDGAVVCAPFLSDLTAWKTRSEEDEEQCLEKWKVQLPQSHISSYFPCLGPKDDTTRKALRWPIGFVTTGFVHGSTGKDGAAVAFCDARLLAALRQEQWNEKSMLGQEICVLVRNARSAAYRRAFATVVLEQQKEDLEFL; encoded by the exons atggctggcggcggcgcggtgccCCCGCCACCGCGGCAGCTCGAAGTTCGGCGCTTCGCGTCTGACCGCGTCGGAGAGCTACGATCCCTGCACGCGGCCGTCTCAGCTCGCGTCGACGGCCGCTTCCAGCAGCCCCGCTCCGCACGCCGCCGCACCACGGGGCACCTCCCCTCCAAGCGCGGCCGCGCAAGCAGAGGTGCCGCGGCGGGCCAGGCTCCTGAGGAGGGTAACCCCTCGGCGCGTCAGTCGAGGAGGGTGAGGCGCCGGCAAGAGCTAGCTGGCAACCCTGCGGAGGGGTTCTCATTCGCtggcgacggcgcgcggcggctGCGCACTCACCTATGGCATGCCAAGAGGTTCACCATGGCAAGACGGTGGGGTTTCGTCTTGCCCATTTGCTCCCAGGGGAG CGGGAGGGGTTCACGGGCAGTTCTCAAGCGGTTGAAAACTGGAACAATTGTTCATGATGCTAGCTACTTCATTCCGATTCAACTAGACGGTCCAGAG GACTCCCTATTATCCATTCTGGGAATGGTTATTTGTCCATCTCCTGCAGATAAAACACCTGACTTAAAGCACCTACAAGATAAAGTTATGCAAGGTGTTTGCATTGAGAACGCTACG CTTCGGCGTGCTGGGTGCCCCCACTCTCATGTTGTTGGACCAGTGACATACATGTGGCGGCCATTCTCAATAGGGAGTAGCAAATTGGAGGCCAAAGAAGCAGATTTGTCCAATTCTGAAACTAGATTTAGTCAAGGAAGCTGCAGTTCATCACAACGCCAATTATGGATATGGATTCATCCTGCTATGCTGGATGAAGGGCTGGATGCAATAAGAATTGCATGTGACAAACAG ATGCAAGATTCTGGTGTTCTGGTCAACTGTTGTTCACTAGAGGGGAAAATTGCAAGATTGGAAGTCATGGGATGCAAGGCTATGCAATCTCTTAAGAGTATATTGCACCCAGTTAGTAA TATGATCAACAGGATACTTGATACAAGTGATATGTCTAAACCAACTGATCATTCTGTGTATTCCTCTACTGGCCCTCATGTTTTGGAAGCATCTGTCATCGATCATGCTGAGATTCTTCAGCCTGGTGCTATACTGTCCATGATAGTTCATGACCCCAGGGAGGTTTCATCTCAGGGGACAGATTCTCCTTCGGAAACAGTTACGAACCAGGAGAACAAACTCTTGGAGGGGGGAGACCTGGAGGCACCATCCGAGGAGAGACACATATTCTCATCAATGCAAATGCACTCTGGAAGGCATGATTTGCTCCTTTCTGACTGTAGAGAAATGTGGGATTCTGGCTGTAAGATAATTCCCCCAGTGGCAGAGGAGATCCTTTGTATGGAAAAACACCACAGACGTATAAATTTTTTCTGCCTGGATTCTGAAAATGACCAAGGACAAGCAACTCAAGCGAATGGTTGCTTCAGTCGATCCTGCCCTGTTATTCTTCTGAAACATGCTAAAGAAAG GTGGTCCATTATCGTGCCTTTGAGCTGGGTAAAGCCTTTTTGGCTCTTTCTAGTATCTCATGGTGCACACGCGATTGGCTTAAGAGAGAGACGGTGGATTGCATCACAG TTAAAGATACCATGCTTCCCTTATGATTACCCAGACAGCAAAGCATATTCATCATTTATGACAAAAGAGGCTGCTGTTTTTGATAAAGCAGCTGAGTACCGCCCTGCTGCCAAGAGACCTCCAAGAGTTCCTGTACCTCCTTCATGGCATCATATCATGGCTAGTTTAAATAAAGAAGATGGCACGGTGAGATGTCTTGAAGTAGATGACTTAAAGCCTTCTGATACGGTGTTACCTGAGTGTTTCTCATTAAATTCCAACTGTGGAGATTctggatcatcaccgacaactgtCGTTGCTTCATTCCAACTCTTTGTGCCAAGAACCATTCAAACGTTGAGACATTATGTGAAAGAACTTGATATGATGTCTTTGAGTTCTTCATCTGAGATGGAAATCGATATTGATGAGCCCAAATTGGCTTCTGGTGGCACTGTTAAGACGCCATCTCCTGTAAATGGATTATACCTTGTAAGGGTCCTGATTCGAGTGTTCAAGGAAGGTTTCTTTGAAGATGGCGCTGTAGTTTGTGCACCATTTTTATCAGATCTTACAGCTTGGAAAACCAG ATCAGAGGAGGATGAGGAACAATGTCTAGAAAAATGGAAAGTCCAGCTCCCGCAGTCCCATATCAGTTCTTATTTTCCATGTCTGGGTCCCAAAGATGACACCACACGGAAAGCATTGAGATGGCCGATAGGCTTTGTCACGACTGGTTTCGTACATGGAAG CACTGGGAAGGATGGTGCTGCGGTTGCGTTCTGTGATGCAAGGCTTCTGGCGGCGTTGCGACAAGAGCAATGGAATGAAAAGAGTATGCTGGGTCAAGAGATCTGTGTTCTTGTCAGGAACGCGAGATCAGCGGCGTATAGACGGGCATTTGCCACAGTTGTTCTGGAGCAGCAGAAGGAAGATCTAGAGTTTCTGTAG